Proteins co-encoded in one Leucobacter exalbidus genomic window:
- a CDS encoding response regulator transcription factor, protein MNTQPKGPRILIVDDEPSIRELLSTSLRFAGFGVRSVANGAQTISAVLEEEPDLIVLDVMLPDMNGFSVTKRLRSAGYTAPIIFLTAKDDTEDKVEGLTVGGDDYVTKPFSLDEMIARIKAVLRRTIQEDEDSVLSIGPITMDQDTHEVNVEGTSVELSPTEFKLLRYLMQNANRVLSKAQILDHVWEYDFNGDAGIVESYISYLRRKLDPLTEESLIQTKRGFGYMLKTESK, encoded by the coding sequence ATGAACACTCAGCCAAAGGGACCCCGGATTCTTATCGTCGACGACGAGCCCAGCATCCGCGAGCTGCTCTCCACGAGCCTTCGCTTTGCAGGGTTTGGCGTACGCTCCGTTGCAAACGGTGCGCAGACCATCTCGGCCGTACTGGAAGAAGAGCCCGATCTCATTGTGCTCGACGTCATGCTGCCCGATATGAACGGCTTCAGCGTGACCAAGCGTCTGCGCTCGGCCGGCTACACCGCCCCCATCATTTTCTTGACGGCGAAGGACGACACCGAAGACAAGGTCGAGGGCCTCACTGTGGGCGGCGACGACTACGTCACGAAGCCGTTCAGCCTCGATGAGATGATCGCCCGCATTAAGGCCGTGTTGCGTCGCACCATTCAGGAAGACGAAGATTCGGTGCTGTCGATTGGCCCGATCACCATGGACCAAGACACCCACGAGGTCAACGTCGAGGGCACCTCGGTTGAGCTCTCCCCCACCGAGTTCAAGCTGCTGCGGTACCTCATGCAGAACGCCAACCGCGTGTTGTCGAAGGCCCAGATCCTTGACCACGTGTGGGAGTACGACTTCAACGGCGATGCTGGCATCGTCGAGTCGTACATCTCGTACCTGCGTCGCAAGCTTGACCCGCTTACCGAAGAATCGCTGATTCAGACGAAGCGCGGCTTCGGGTACATGCTCAAGACCGAATCGAAGTAA
- a CDS encoding ATP-binding cassette domain-containing protein codes for MAAGPKLELIYGNDVRSLSPAQFFIVGRSNGADLRIDLPIVSRRHLVIGYKNGWYVEDLGSHNGVFVRGEKVERVALTEATEVRLGNAKNGPVLQLQPDAASVSAAATRSLTPQEFSQMLRTVAAPPLLTGALEALTVRAHHAPAASYAGAPPQPGAAPVAGLAAPAGAARMAGPATLTGGLEVRGLEFTVEGGKKLLRDITFDAGRGTLTAIVGPSGAGKSTFARAVSGLTKPSGGQVSFDGVDVHAQYDRAKSMIGMVPQEDVIHGQLKLLPALRYAAKLRLGSDVTPAEREAHVQRALAQLDLEAHIHTRISKLSGGQRKRASVALELLTEPAFLILDEPTSGLDPALDRQLMSEFRALANGGRTVLTITHSVACLDVCDQVLVLVPGGAPAFIGSEQSAFAYFNTIDWSNIFDLLKNDPQGCADRWLASVEARALAVEHSLKPAQPVPDTEAPQRATSRPMQFFTLVQRQLSLMLADRGYTAFLIALPFVIGLLPLVVPGETGLTRVQGAKNAQEPQMILTLLTIGAVFMGISMSIRDLVGERSIYERERAVGLSTSAYLAAKIFVYVLLGIAGSIIIVTISSLLKDPPTGDGVLGLGARTELTIGIAVTISVGVLIGLLLSALVSSQNQVMPVLIVVLMVQMVLNGGLIPLIDSGLLNSISMTVPARWSMSMGAVSIDMHHLLSIADEVERAAAANSMPELDPMWNPNALRWWLAAGVLSAMSALMVAVTWWRTRTR; via the coding sequence ATGGCTGCTGGCCCCAAGCTTGAACTCATATATGGCAATGACGTGCGTTCGCTCTCGCCCGCGCAGTTCTTCATCGTGGGTCGTTCCAACGGCGCAGACCTGCGCATCGACCTGCCGATTGTGTCGCGTCGACACCTGGTCATCGGGTACAAGAACGGCTGGTACGTCGAAGACCTGGGCTCGCACAACGGCGTATTTGTGCGCGGCGAAAAGGTTGAGCGGGTCGCACTGACCGAAGCCACCGAGGTGCGCCTGGGTAACGCGAAGAACGGGCCCGTGCTGCAGCTGCAGCCCGATGCCGCTTCGGTATCGGCGGCGGCTACGCGCAGCCTCACCCCGCAAGAGTTCAGCCAAATGCTGCGCACGGTGGCCGCGCCGCCGCTACTCACGGGCGCACTCGAAGCGTTGACGGTGCGGGCCCACCACGCGCCTGCGGCCTCGTACGCGGGTGCGCCACCGCAGCCCGGCGCAGCCCCGGTGGCGGGGCTCGCTGCGCCCGCGGGCGCAGCGCGGATGGCGGGCCCAGCTACGCTGACCGGCGGTCTCGAGGTGCGCGGGCTCGAATTCACCGTCGAGGGTGGCAAGAAACTGCTGCGCGACATTACATTCGATGCGGGCCGCGGCACGCTGACCGCGATCGTGGGCCCCTCAGGCGCGGGCAAATCGACCTTTGCGCGCGCTGTCTCGGGGCTCACCAAGCCCAGCGGTGGCCAGGTTTCTTTTGACGGCGTCGATGTGCACGCACAGTACGATCGTGCGAAGTCGATGATCGGCATGGTGCCGCAGGAAGACGTGATTCACGGCCAGCTCAAGCTGTTGCCGGCCCTGCGCTACGCGGCGAAACTGCGCCTCGGGTCTGATGTGACACCGGCCGAACGTGAAGCCCATGTGCAGCGCGCGCTGGCGCAGCTCGACCTCGAGGCCCACATTCACACCCGCATCTCGAAGCTCTCAGGCGGGCAGCGCAAGCGCGCATCGGTGGCGCTCGAATTGCTCACCGAGCCGGCCTTCTTAATTCTTGATGAGCCCACGTCAGGGCTTGATCCGGCGCTTGATCGTCAGCTGATGTCAGAGTTTCGGGCGCTCGCAAATGGCGGCAGAACCGTGCTCACCATCACCCACTCGGTGGCGTGCCTCGACGTGTGCGACCAGGTGCTGGTGCTCGTTCCCGGTGGCGCTCCCGCGTTCATCGGTAGCGAGCAGAGCGCCTTCGCCTACTTCAACACCATCGACTGGTCGAACATTTTCGACCTGCTCAAGAACGACCCCCAGGGGTGCGCCGACCGGTGGCTGGCCTCGGTCGAAGCCCGTGCCCTCGCGGTGGAACACTCACTGAAGCCCGCGCAGCCTGTGCCTGATACCGAGGCTCCGCAGCGCGCCACCAGCCGCCCGATGCAGTTCTTTACGCTCGTGCAGCGGCAGCTTTCGCTAATGCTCGCCGACCGCGGATACACGGCATTCTTGATCGCGCTGCCGTTTGTGATTGGGCTGTTGCCTCTCGTAGTGCCGGGGGAGACCGGGCTGACCCGAGTGCAGGGCGCCAAGAACGCGCAAGAACCCCAGATGATCCTCACCCTGCTCACGATCGGCGCCGTGTTTATGGGGATCTCGATGAGCATTCGGGATCTCGTGGGCGAGCGCAGTATCTACGAGCGCGAGCGGGCGGTGGGGCTGAGTACCTCGGCCTATTTGGCCGCGAAGATCTTTGTGTACGTGCTGCTGGGCATCGCCGGATCAATCATCATTGTGACCATTTCGAGCCTGCTGAAAGACCCGCCCACCGGTGACGGGGTGCTGGGCCTGGGCGCCCGCACCGAGCTCACGATCGGTATCGCGGTCACGATCTCGGTGGGCGTGCTCATCGGCCTGCTGCTTTCGGCGCTCGTGAGCTCGCAGAACCAGGTGATGCCCGTGCTGATCGTGGTGCTGATGGTGCAGATGGTGCTCAACGGCGGGCTGATTCCGCTGATCGATAGCGGGCTGCTCAACAGCATTTCGATGACGGTGCCTGCGCGCTGGTCGATGTCAATGGGGGCGGTGAGTATTGACATGCACCATCTGCTGTCGATCGCCGACGAAGTGGAGCGGGCCGCCGCAGCCAACTCGATGCCTGAGCTTGACCCCATGTGGAACCCGAACGCGCTGCGTTGGTGGCTTGCGGCGGGTGTGCTGAGCGCAATGTCGGCATTGATGGTGGCGGTCACCTGGTGGCGCACGCGTACGCGCTAA
- a CDS encoding helicase-associated domain-containing protein — protein sequence MTGTLALASSIATLDRDSLARLVHTRKPQAANGVADPIGLASELLRPDSITRALAPLDRAMLRVLAAHSWESSPQIADRLIKLGLVGAGAAVEPSAAASAPAADPVPFVALPEVDAALRTALVAINVDWDAFLAEPAGDADAAGTHAAAQSDTAESAATEALEAEHRAGAWFTPALTSVSEAAECLRALQRGGLRLNRSGSVGVAAARDLAERASITSASVSHALRQLDRSGLTVTAGQQLVASADAAAWLTLAHQHRWLVLAGAFLQTLPGPLRDTLITEQGELASHLGRAGEELSERFPLLPENDVDAARQFVNDAEHLGCTAMGLFTPIAHRLLSGVEVTPEEVAAMLPAAAVNVYLQPDLTVLAPGPLDPQSEALLAELTLPEQIGPASMRRITEASLAAAFERGLTPAEARETFERLSFTGVPQPLDYLLTSVAERIGRIVVQEHYGAEGRSRIRVALPALAETVLVDRQLQHLQLTRASASLPGDVTVLFSRLRPDHVVTAFSEARYHASLAGDPAARGLNSRGTGAASTSAVTEPTTYTGADAATELPAESPDAPAVASGGEEQAQPDSAAPDTAAIAVSAPATAATTDEAPAPHPYEALIERVFVAARTEPEAAAFTRRLELAIRDKTPVNVTAESRGQRRTFKLLPVALTDGRLRATDGPAGVERTFPVSMIVSVDPA from the coding sequence GTGACCGGCACACTGGCGCTCGCCTCGTCAATCGCGACACTCGATCGTGATTCTCTTGCGCGCCTCGTGCACACGCGCAAACCTCAGGCAGCCAATGGCGTTGCCGACCCGATCGGGCTCGCATCTGAGCTGCTGCGCCCCGATTCCATCACCCGAGCTTTGGCTCCGCTCGACCGCGCGATGTTGCGCGTGCTCGCGGCGCACAGCTGGGAGTCTTCGCCGCAGATCGCCGACCGGCTCATCAAGCTGGGGCTGGTGGGCGCTGGCGCCGCCGTCGAGCCCTCAGCGGCGGCGAGCGCGCCGGCCGCTGATCCGGTGCCGTTTGTTGCCCTGCCCGAAGTGGATGCCGCGCTGCGCACCGCGCTTGTGGCCATCAATGTCGACTGGGATGCGTTTCTGGCGGAGCCCGCGGGCGATGCTGACGCGGCGGGCACACACGCCGCTGCGCAGTCAGACACCGCGGAAAGCGCGGCCACCGAGGCACTCGAGGCCGAGCACCGCGCCGGTGCCTGGTTTACCCCCGCGCTCACCTCGGTGAGCGAAGCTGCTGAGTGCCTGCGTGCGCTGCAGCGCGGCGGGTTGCGCCTCAATCGCAGCGGTTCTGTGGGCGTGGCTGCGGCGCGCGATCTCGCCGAGCGCGCCTCGATTACCTCGGCCTCGGTGTCGCACGCGCTGCGCCAGCTCGACCGCTCGGGCCTCACGGTCACCGCGGGTCAGCAGTTGGTAGCGTCGGCTGACGCTGCGGCGTGGCTCACCCTGGCGCACCAGCACCGCTGGCTCGTGCTGGCCGGCGCGTTCTTGCAGACGCTACCCGGCCCGCTGCGCGACACCCTCATCACCGAGCAGGGCGAGCTGGCTTCGCACCTGGGGCGCGCAGGCGAAGAGCTCAGCGAGCGCTTCCCGCTGCTGCCCGAGAATGATGTCGATGCGGCACGGCAGTTCGTGAATGATGCCGAGCACCTCGGCTGCACCGCGATGGGGCTGTTTACCCCCATCGCGCACCGCCTGCTCTCGGGTGTTGAGGTGACACCCGAGGAGGTCGCGGCGATGCTGCCCGCGGCCGCGGTCAACGTGTATCTGCAGCCTGATCTCACGGTGCTCGCCCCGGGCCCGCTCGATCCGCAGTCGGAGGCATTGCTTGCTGAGCTCACGCTCCCCGAGCAGATTGGGCCGGCCTCGATGCGCCGCATCACCGAGGCTTCGTTGGCAGCAGCATTCGAGCGCGGGCTCACCCCCGCCGAGGCCAGGGAGACCTTTGAACGCTTGTCGTTCACCGGGGTGCCCCAGCCCCTCGACTACCTACTGACGAGCGTGGCCGAGCGCATCGGTCGCATCGTGGTGCAAGAGCACTACGGCGCTGAGGGGCGCAGCCGCATTCGCGTCGCGCTGCCGGCGCTTGCCGAGACGGTGCTCGTTGACCGTCAGCTGCAGCACCTGCAGCTCACCCGGGCGAGCGCTTCGCTGCCCGGCGACGTCACCGTGCTGTTTTCCCGGCTGCGGCCCGACCACGTGGTCACGGCGTTCAGTGAGGCGCGCTACCACGCGTCGCTCGCGGGCGACCCGGCTGCGCGCGGTCTCAACTCGCGCGGCACGGGGGCCGCGTCGACATCTGCCGTAACCGAGCCCACGACGTATACCGGGGCCGATGCGGCGACTGAACTGCCCGCCGAGTCACCCGATGCGCCCGCTGTGGCTTCGGGCGGCGAGGAGCAGGCTCAGCCCGATTCGGCGGCGCCCGACACCGCGGCGATCGCGGTCTCGGCGCCCGCAACCGCAGCGACCACCGACGAGGCTCCCGCGCCTCACCCCTACGAAGCCCTGATTGAACGTGTGTTTGTGGCGGCCCGCACCGAACCCGAGGCGGCCGCGTTCACGCGCCGGCTCGAGCTCGCGATCCGCGATAAAACTCCCGTGAACGTCACCGCCGAGTCTCGCGGGCAGCGCCGCACCTTCAAGCTGCTGCCCGTCGCGCTCACCGATGGGCGGCTGCGGGCGACCGACGGCCCGGCCGGAGTTGAGCGCACATTCCCCGTATCGATGATTGTGTCAGTGGACCCAGCGTAA
- a CDS encoding DNA repair helicase XPB, translating to MTLGPLIVQSDHTVLLEVAHPDAEDARHALAVFAELERAPEHIHTYRVTRLGLWNARAAGHSAEEIIGTLNQYAKFPVPSGVALEISDTMRRYGRLTIERFDAIDLSAADPVTAAEGQGAGAIAGSGSAPADPAAAAPAVAVLGDTPIVNPAVVNDPIVNAEDAPEAPLLVLRCDDAAILREVTSAKKIAPLLGNRIDDRTYPIEPWARGELKQQLVARGWPAEDLAGYTPGEPYPIELAQDGWLLRDYQAKAVEAFQRGGSGVVVLPCGAGKTIVGAASMAAVGAKTLILVTNAVSARQWRDELIRRTNLTEDEIGEYSGQVKEVKPVTIATYQILTSKRKGEYAHLSLLSAQDWGVIVYDEVHLLPAPVFKLTAELQARRRLGLTATLVREDGREGDVFSLIGPKRYDAAWKDIEAQGFIAPAACFEVRIDLPENERMDYAIAEDQDRYRIASSTTAKQELAQRIIDKHPGESVLVIGQYITQLESMAQALGSELITGQTPVDERERLFQAFRAGDITTLVVSKVANFSVDLPDASVAVQISGSYGSRQEEAQRLGRLLRPKSNGATASFYTLIARDTVDQDFAQNRQRFLAEQGYAYTILNADEV from the coding sequence ATGACTCTCGGCCCCCTCATCGTGCAAAGCGACCACACTGTCCTTCTGGAGGTTGCGCACCCCGATGCAGAAGACGCGAGGCACGCCCTCGCGGTGTTTGCCGAGCTCGAACGCGCTCCCGAACACATCCACACCTACCGCGTCACGCGGCTCGGGCTGTGGAACGCGCGCGCCGCTGGGCACTCCGCTGAAGAGATTATTGGCACGCTGAACCAGTACGCCAAGTTTCCGGTGCCCAGTGGTGTCGCGCTCGAAATCAGCGACACCATGCGGCGCTACGGGCGCCTCACGATCGAACGCTTCGATGCGATCGATCTCTCGGCGGCCGACCCGGTCACTGCCGCCGAGGGGCAGGGTGCTGGGGCGATTGCAGGATCCGGATCAGCCCCCGCCGACCCCGCAGCGGCCGCGCCCGCCGTCGCCGTCCTCGGTGACACCCCGATCGTGAACCCCGCGGTCGTGAATGACCCGATCGTGAATGCCGAGGATGCCCCCGAGGCTCCGCTGCTCGTGCTTCGGTGCGACGACGCCGCTATTTTGCGCGAGGTCACCAGCGCGAAGAAGATTGCGCCGCTGCTGGGCAACCGCATCGACGATCGCACTTACCCGATTGAGCCGTGGGCGCGCGGCGAGCTGAAGCAGCAGCTCGTCGCGCGCGGTTGGCCCGCCGAGGATCTCGCGGGCTACACCCCCGGCGAGCCCTACCCGATCGAGCTGGCGCAAGACGGCTGGCTGTTGCGCGACTACCAGGCGAAGGCCGTTGAGGCGTTTCAGCGCGGCGGCTCAGGCGTCGTTGTGCTGCCCTGTGGCGCGGGCAAGACCATCGTGGGGGCCGCGTCGATGGCGGCCGTAGGCGCGAAAACGCTCATTCTCGTGACTAATGCGGTCTCGGCCCGCCAGTGGCGCGACGAGCTCATTCGCCGCACTAACCTCACCGAAGACGAGATTGGTGAGTACTCGGGCCAGGTGAAAGAGGTGAAGCCGGTCACCATCGCGACCTACCAAATCCTCACCAGCAAGCGAAAGGGTGAGTACGCGCACCTGTCGCTGCTGTCGGCGCAAGACTGGGGCGTGATCGTCTATGACGAGGTGCACCTGCTGCCCGCGCCCGTCTTCAAGCTCACGGCCGAGCTGCAGGCCCGCCGCCGCCTCGGCCTCACCGCGACGCTCGTGCGCGAAGACGGCCGCGAGGGCGACGTCTTCAGCCTCATCGGACCCAAGCGGTATGACGCCGCATGGAAAGACATCGAAGCACAGGGGTTCATTGCGCCCGCAGCCTGCTTCGAGGTGCGCATCGACCTGCCCGAAAACGAGCGCATGGACTACGCCATTGCCGAGGATCAGGATCGCTACCGCATCGCCTCCTCCACCACCGCGAAGCAAGAGCTGGCGCAGCGCATCATCGATAAGCACCCCGGTGAGAGCGTGCTCGTGATTGGCCAGTACATCACCCAGCTCGAATCGATGGCGCAGGCCCTCGGCAGCGAACTCATCACCGGGCAGACCCCCGTCGACGAGCGCGAGCGCCTCTTCCAGGCGTTTCGTGCGGGCGACATCACGACGCTCGTGGTGTCGAAGGTCGCGAACTTCTCGGTCGATTTGCCCGACGCTTCGGTGGCCGTGCAGATCTCGGGCTCGTACGGTTCACGCCAGGAAGAGGCGCAGCGTTTGGGCCGACTGCTGCGCCCCAAGTCAAACGGTGCGACGGCGTCGTTCTACACGCTCATTGCCCGCGACACCGTCGACCAAGACTTCGCGCAGAACCGTCAGCGCTTCTTGGCCGAGCAGGGGTACGCGTACACGATCTTGAACGCCGACGAGGTGTAG
- a CDS encoding FHA domain-containing protein, with translation MQHPYPAGPEPSAAGLHPDLTPTQLRDVLQAMPEQSLAVAIHRNADTALRAWLWETGEGVLRLAMYKHYLAQRDQLSAQGQALPQDAARFDQAVGETYTQWQNALAVAAGEDATTTTSMTSTMTSTLTDSRPALTPQVTPLETAAPQHAEPAIETPIAAEPAEAAEPAEPAEPKLAAAEPELPGQSELDPHAVASPQPEPLAEPQPEPQPELLPVVEATAPQPPLAMLSLPDGVLCAVTSAQVLIGRNPDCDLYPGSQVIAVADDRRLLSTTHAMLRLHEGYWFIDDLGSTNGTIIGHDPQGAGLAEGDTQHLPGPFLLGGLPFMIEMGGAR, from the coding sequence ATGCAGCATCCGTACCCCGCGGGCCCTGAGCCGAGCGCAGCCGGGCTTCACCCCGATCTGACTCCCACCCAGTTACGTGACGTACTGCAGGCAATGCCCGAGCAGTCGCTCGCGGTCGCGATCCACCGCAACGCCGACACCGCGCTCAGAGCGTGGCTGTGGGAAACGGGGGAGGGCGTGCTTCGGTTAGCCATGTATAAGCACTACCTCGCGCAGCGTGACCAGCTTTCGGCGCAGGGTCAAGCGCTGCCGCAGGACGCGGCACGGTTCGACCAAGCGGTGGGCGAGACCTACACGCAGTGGCAAAACGCCCTCGCGGTCGCTGCAGGCGAAGACGCCACAACGACGACGTCAATGACCTCAACGATGACGTCAACGCTGACCGACAGTAGGCCCGCGCTGACCCCGCAGGTGACCCCGCTGGAAACGGCGGCTCCGCAGCACGCCGAGCCCGCTATCGAAACGCCCATCGCCGCCGAGCCTGCAGAAGCTGCTGAGCCGGCTGAACCTGCTGAGCCGAAACTCGCAGCTGCTGAGCCGGAACTCCCGGGTCAGAGCGAACTCGACCCCCACGCTGTCGCCTCACCGCAGCCCGAACCTCTCGCCGAACCGCAGCCCGAGCCACAGCCCGAGTTGCTGCCTGTGGTCGAAGCTACGGCGCCGCAGCCCCCGCTGGCGATGCTGAGCCTCCCCGATGGCGTGCTGTGCGCGGTGACTTCTGCGCAGGTATTGATTGGCCGTAACCCAGACTGTGACCTCTACCCGGGGTCGCAGGTGATTGCGGTGGCCGATGACCGTCGACTGCTCTCCACCACCCACGCGATGCTGCGGCTCCACGAGGGGTACTGGTTTATTGACGACCTCGGCTCCACCAACGGCACGATCATCGGACATGACCCGCAGGGAGCGGGCCTTGCCGAGGGTGACACCCAGCATCTGCCGGGACCGTTTTTGCTGGGCGGCTTACCGTTCATGATCGAGATGGGAGGGGCGCGATAA
- a CDS encoding DUF3027 domain-containing protein, whose amino-acid sequence MLDHDMRDGQDVTAEVIVPDQELLAARAQARHALEEITEVHSIGAEAGYEVHEERVVTLFFDCRMAGYPGWRWAATVAKVDADAPVNVLEVEMLAGEGSVVAPDWVPWSERLAQFRETQSQHATDGSDDDEDDTDETAAARAAAAELSDEDDAEDNLLDNDFSDFDDEIDLDSDDDDSDDDDDDDDDDDSDDDDESDDDGDESDDDESDDDDDFDDESDDEDSDDEDSDDEDEDAAPAVEYQPRNRSRSQPRSHSRSRRR is encoded by the coding sequence ATGCTTGATCACGATATGAGAGACGGGCAAGACGTGACCGCTGAAGTGATAGTGCCGGATCAAGAGCTGCTCGCAGCTCGCGCTCAAGCGCGCCACGCGCTCGAGGAAATCACCGAGGTGCACTCGATCGGCGCTGAAGCTGGTTACGAAGTGCACGAGGAACGCGTCGTTACACTGTTTTTTGACTGCCGCATGGCCGGGTACCCCGGCTGGCGCTGGGCCGCCACGGTCGCCAAGGTTGACGCCGATGCTCCCGTGAACGTGCTCGAGGTTGAGATGCTGGCCGGTGAAGGCTCAGTGGTCGCCCCCGATTGGGTGCCCTGGTCTGAGCGCCTGGCGCAGTTCCGTGAAACTCAGTCGCAGCACGCCACCGACGGCAGCGATGACGATGAAGACGACACAGATGAGACGGCAGCGGCTCGTGCTGCCGCCGCAGAGCTCAGCGATGAAGACGATGCCGAAGACAACCTGCTCGACAACGACTTCAGCGACTTCGACGATGAAATCGATCTCGACTCAGACGATGATGACTCAGACGATGACGATGACGATGACGATGACGATGACTCAGACGACGATGACGAGTCTGACGACGACGGCGATGAATCTGATGATGACGAGTCTGACGACGATGATGACTTCGACGACGAGTCAGACGACGAAGACTCTGACGACGAAGACTCTGACGATGAGGACGAAGACGCGGCCCCCGCGGTCGAGTATCAGCCCCGCAACAGGTCACGATCGCAGCCGAGGTCACACTCGAGGTCGCGCAGGCGCTAA
- a CDS encoding cold-shock protein, translating into MPNGKVRFYDEERGFGFIQGDDGAQVYLHASVIPEGADVQQGTRLEYSVADGRKGPQALSVRVLDTPRAATRARTRNRKSADDMAIIVEDLVKLLDGLGGHLKNGQYPERAQGRKVATMLRHVADDFDA; encoded by the coding sequence ATGCCAAACGGCAAGGTTCGGTTCTACGACGAAGAGCGTGGCTTCGGATTTATTCAGGGCGACGATGGCGCTCAGGTGTACCTTCACGCGTCAGTCATACCCGAAGGCGCAGATGTGCAGCAGGGCACACGGCTTGAATACAGTGTCGCTGACGGCCGCAAGGGCCCGCAGGCACTGTCGGTGCGGGTGCTTGATACGCCCCGGGCCGCGACTCGTGCGCGCACGCGCAACCGCAAGTCGGCCGATGACATGGCGATCATTGTTGAAGATCTGGTGAAGCTGCTTGACGGCCTCGGCGGGCACCTCAAGAATGGGCAGTACCCCGAGCGTGCTCAGGGCCGCAAGGTAGCCACGATGCTGCGGCACGTGGCTGATGATTTTGATGCTTGA
- a CDS encoding sensor histidine kinase: MSRFGDRFADVSLRAKITSVTVFILFLGLIVAGVGTLSVLRPMLISNQENSLSNVRSDPSLALATGADVNDLSRNDVLYANMQYYVAVLDPDGFLQYDNTHSTHGPLVSDIPSVTLEAVLERPDSLIKITAPDGTEWQAVASPVLVDDRPSGILLIAQSTAGINQMVAQFVIIFTCFGIAVILLGAALTRLLVTTTFLPLAEVEQTALEISRGDYSKRIMVASPHTEVGHLGESLNVMLDQLDGSLKDRAHTIEQMRRFIGDASHELRTPLVSVRGYAELYRMGALQDKEQVAQAMERIEKEAIRMTSLVEDLLALARLDERRSLNFAALPLNKLASDAALDARAQAPDRVVTVVEDPASPSVVGDEHKVRQLMTNLIGNAMRHTPEGSPIEVVVSSQLPDPDGKQYARFEIVDHGEGVPEQIREKIFGRFWRADTSRNRETGGSGLGLAIVQSIVNAHKGTVSITETPGGGATFRVELPGAPTDATVPVTRIE; the protein is encoded by the coding sequence ATGTCGCGATTTGGCGACCGCTTTGCCGACGTCTCGCTGCGCGCGAAGATCACGAGCGTTACGGTCTTCATCCTGTTTCTCGGGCTCATCGTGGCGGGCGTCGGCACCCTTTCGGTGCTGCGCCCGATGCTGATCTCGAACCAAGAGAACTCGCTGTCGAACGTGCGCAGCGACCCGTCGCTTGCCCTTGCGACCGGCGCAGACGTGAACGATCTGTCGCGCAATGACGTGCTGTATGCCAATATGCAGTATTACGTCGCGGTGCTCGACCCCGACGGGTTTCTGCAGTACGACAACACGCACAGCACGCACGGTCCCCTCGTGTCAGATATACCTTCGGTGACCCTCGAGGCGGTGCTCGAGCGGCCTGATTCGCTCATTAAGATCACCGCGCCCGATGGCACCGAGTGGCAGGCGGTCGCCTCCCCGGTGCTTGTTGACGACCGGCCCAGCGGCATTTTGCTGATCGCGCAGTCAACCGCGGGCATCAATCAGATGGTCGCGCAGTTCGTCATCATCTTCACCTGTTTTGGGATCGCCGTCATTTTGTTGGGCGCTGCGCTTACGAGGCTCCTCGTGACCACGACCTTCCTGCCGCTTGCAGAGGTCGAGCAAACAGCGCTCGAGATCTCGCGCGGCGATTACTCCAAGCGCATCATGGTGGCGAGCCCACACACCGAGGTGGGGCACCTGGGCGAGTCACTCAACGTGATGCTCGATCAGCTCGATGGGTCGCTGAAGGATCGCGCCCACACGATCGAGCAGATGCGCCGCTTCATCGGTGACGCCAGCCACGAGCTGCGCACGCCCCTGGTGTCGGTGCGCGGCTACGCCGAGCTCTACCGCATGGGCGCTCTGCAAGATAAAGAGCAGGTCGCTCAGGCGATGGAGCGCATCGAGAAGGAAGCGATTCGCATGACCTCGCTCGTCGAGGATCTGCTCGCGCTCGCCAGGCTCGATGAGCGCCGGTCGCTGAACTTCGCCGCGTTGCCGCTGAACAAGCTCGCGAGCGATGCCGCGCTTGATGCCCGTGCGCAGGCCCCCGACCGTGTGGTGACCGTGGTCGAAGACCCGGCCTCCCCGTCGGTGGTGGGCGATGAGCACAAGGTGCGTCAGTTGATGACCAACCTGATCGGCAATGCCATGCGGCACACCCCCGAGGGCAGCCCCATTGAGGTTGTGGTGTCGTCTCAGCTCCCCGATCCGGATGGCAAGCAGTATGCACGGTTCGAGATCGTCGACCACGGCGAGGGGGTGCCTGAGCAGATTCGCGAGAAGATCTTTGGCCGCTTCTGGCGTGCCGACACCTCCCGTAACCGCGAAACGGGCGGCTCAGGCCTCGGCCTGGCCATCGTGCAGTCGATCGTGAATGCACACAAGGGCACCGTGAGCATCACCGAGACGCCGGGTGGCGGGGCAACGTTCCGCGTTGAACTCCCCGGAGCGCCCACCGACGCTACGGTGCCGGTGACCCGCATCGAATAA